In Streptomyces dangxiongensis, one DNA window encodes the following:
- the leuC gene encoding 3-isopropylmalate dehydratase large subunit, which yields MGRTLAEKVWDDHVVRRAEGEPDLLYIDLHLLHEVTSPQAFDGLRKSGRRVRRLDLTIATEDHNTPTLDIDKPIADPVSRAQLETLRKNCAEFGVRLHPLGDVEQGVVHVVGPQLGLTQPGTTVVCGDSHTSTHGAFGALAFGIGTSQVEHVLATQTLPLARPKTMAITVDGELPDSVTAKDLILAIIARIGTGGGQGYILEYRGSAIEKLSMEARMTICNMSIEAGARAGMIAPDETTFAYLQGRPHAPEGADWDEAVAYWKTLRTDDDAVFDAEVVIRADELSPFVTWGTNPGQGAPLSADVPDPASYEDASERLAAEKALEYMGLAAGQPLRSISVDTVFVGSCTNGRIEDLRAAADILRDRKVADGVRMLVVPGSARVGLQAVSEGLDVVFKEAGAEWRHAGCSMCLGMNPDQLAPGERSASTSNRNFEGRQGKGGRTHLVSPQVAAATAVLGHLASPADLTDDRTPAGVR from the coding sequence ATGGGTAGGACACTCGCGGAGAAGGTCTGGGACGACCACGTCGTCCGGCGCGCCGAGGGCGAGCCCGACCTCCTCTACATCGATCTGCACCTGCTGCACGAGGTGACCAGCCCGCAGGCCTTCGACGGGCTCCGCAAGAGTGGCCGCCGGGTCCGCCGCCTCGACCTCACCATCGCGACCGAGGACCACAACACCCCGACCCTCGACATCGACAAGCCCATCGCCGACCCGGTCTCCCGGGCCCAGCTCGAGACGCTGCGCAAGAACTGCGCCGAGTTCGGGGTGCGCCTGCACCCGCTGGGCGACGTCGAGCAGGGCGTCGTCCACGTCGTCGGCCCGCAACTGGGCCTCACCCAGCCCGGCACCACCGTGGTCTGCGGCGACTCGCACACCTCCACGCACGGCGCCTTCGGCGCGCTGGCGTTCGGCATCGGCACCTCGCAGGTCGAGCACGTGCTGGCCACCCAGACGCTGCCGCTGGCCCGCCCGAAAACCATGGCCATCACGGTCGACGGCGAACTGCCCGACAGCGTCACCGCCAAGGACCTGATCCTGGCGATCATCGCGAGGATCGGCACCGGCGGCGGCCAGGGCTACATCCTGGAGTACCGCGGCTCCGCCATCGAGAAGCTCTCGATGGAGGCCCGGATGACCATCTGCAACATGTCGATCGAGGCCGGTGCCCGCGCGGGCATGATCGCCCCCGACGAGACGACGTTCGCCTACCTCCAGGGCCGCCCGCACGCCCCCGAGGGCGCCGACTGGGACGAGGCCGTCGCCTACTGGAAGACCCTCCGCACGGACGACGACGCGGTCTTCGACGCGGAGGTGGTCATCCGCGCCGACGAGCTGTCGCCGTTCGTCACCTGGGGCACCAACCCCGGCCAGGGCGCGCCGCTTTCGGCGGACGTCCCCGACCCGGCTTCGTACGAAGACGCTTCGGAGCGCCTCGCCGCCGAAAAGGCCCTGGAGTACATGGGGTTGGCGGCCGGACAGCCGCTGCGGAGCATCTCCGTGGACACCGTCTTCGTAGGCTCCTGCACCAACGGCCGCATCGAGGACCTGCGCGCCGCCGCGGACATCCTGCGGGACCGCAAAGTCGCCGACGGTGTACGGATGCTGGTCGTGCCGGGCTCCGCGCGCGTGGGTCTCCAGGCCGTCTCCGAGGGCCTGGACGTGGTCTTCAAGGAGGCCGGCGCCGAGTGGCGGCACGCGGGCTGCTCGATGTGCCTCGGCATGAACCCCGACCAGCTCGCCCCGGGCGAACGCTCCGCCTCCACCTCCAACCGCAACTTCGAGGGCCGGCAGGGCAAGGGCGGCCGTACCCACCTGGTGTCGCCGCAGGTCGCGGCGGCCACCGCCGTCCTGGGCCACCTCGCCTCCCCGGCCGACCTGACCGACGACCGTACGCCCGCTGGAGTCCGATAA
- a CDS encoding sensor histidine kinase: protein MQGRFKRDGSASAEPESHDGTGPKKGSSSPQHAHSQGPGPSGDGGERGGRPGAPASSGPTTAASAGSPTPAAKATQLPTAGSRLALRNWRISTRLVSLLALPVVAATSLGALRIDQNMNDIQQLDNMKLLTDMTKQATELAHALQDERDQSAGPLSHGGLKTNDYQVKAYQQKTNRARDNFLDASEQIDAASKDGNLQGVRDALVGLANQLDDLAKIRDKAYTSKDNATQTVESYHRLITQLIGLSQDMAEASSNPEMISRTRALAAFSTAKEYASVQRAMIAAALPATTATKGDLSENDRLYGQSAYESEGSELAIFRKIYANQDAELLLQPIDDGNATIKTADTYAKRSFESPDGLQQLPARSYRDWVDASSTKLEQMKKIEHTLLEEMEQKARELKSATQRDAIISGALILLVLGVSLVGAFVVARSMIRSLRRLQETATRVAQDRLPELVKQLSESDPQDVDTSVESVGVHSGDEIGQVAAAFDDVHREAVRLAAEQALLRGNVNAMFTNLSRRSQGLIQRQLSLISELESREADPDQLSSLFKLDHLATRMRRNGENLLVLAGEEPGRRWTRPVPLVDVLRAAASEVEQYERIELASVPTTEVAGRVVNDLVHLLAELLENATSFSSPQTKVKVTGHALPDGRVLIEIHDTGIGLSPEDLAAINERLAAPPTVDVSVSRRMGLFVVGRLSQRHGIRIQLRPSDSGGTTALVMLPVDVAQGGKKPVGGKSGAPVSSGGPAAAQAAAGAAAARRANGNNGGGAPGGGGLLGSGPGPRGQVGSAHGSRAALPGTGQGGRPGAPGGARGPQGGAPQQGRQSPRNPSAFEQGPPPAAGPGAGAFGGQTPGAPQGLQAANPGGPQQGAFGGRDTQRSAGSDQGRQPQLPPRGGPRAELPGGAPQPRTSDWGNSQAPLSRASLDTPRGHDEQDPAQTAPMPRVDDRQGPGSVTGMPRADAQGPSGTGEYPRPELPDVPGSATHTGQFARPDAGQQPGRFAHPDAGRQPGRFDGPGSQQGTDPFVRSDVFGTSAAPARQDDGDRHTGQFPAPQAPQAPQTPQAPQGFDGGSTGQHALPGRQNPAQTGQFGRPQPAGREDVGAPRPPAPQQRPVRQEPQQRPVRPEPEALPPASGPGDGRTPLYDTLETNWFHGMQQQENAPAPQQPQAPAPAPQQSASNTGSWRTSPNDELVRQAERVRQPAAGGITTSGLPRRVPRANLVPGTAQQQQHQAGPQVSRAPDDVRGRLTNLRRGIAQGRQAGSGQTGSFPSPTHQQER, encoded by the coding sequence GTGCAGGGACGTTTCAAGAGGGATGGCAGCGCTTCGGCGGAGCCGGAGTCGCACGACGGGACTGGCCCCAAGAAGGGCAGCTCCTCGCCCCAGCACGCCCACAGCCAGGGTCCGGGCCCGTCCGGGGACGGCGGTGAGCGCGGCGGGCGCCCCGGCGCGCCGGCCTCGTCGGGCCCCACCACGGCGGCGTCCGCGGGCAGCCCCACGCCGGCGGCGAAGGCCACGCAGCTCCCGACCGCCGGTTCGCGCCTGGCCCTGCGCAACTGGCGCATCTCCACGCGCCTGGTGTCGCTGCTCGCGCTGCCCGTGGTCGCGGCGACGTCGCTGGGCGCGCTGCGCATCGACCAGAACATGAACGACATCCAGCAGCTCGACAACATGAAGCTGCTGACGGACATGACCAAGCAGGCGACCGAGCTGGCCCATGCGCTCCAGGACGAGCGCGACCAGTCCGCCGGCCCCCTGTCGCACGGCGGCCTGAAGACGAACGACTACCAGGTCAAGGCCTACCAGCAGAAGACCAACCGGGCCCGCGACAACTTCCTGGACGCCTCCGAGCAGATCGACGCGGCCAGCAAGGACGGCAACCTCCAGGGCGTGCGTGACGCGCTCGTCGGTCTCGCCAACCAGCTTGACGACCTCGCCAAGATCCGCGACAAGGCGTACACGTCCAAGGACAACGCGACCCAGACGGTCGAGTCCTACCACCGGCTCATCACCCAGTTGATCGGCCTCTCGCAGGACATGGCCGAGGCGTCCAGCAACCCGGAGATGATCTCGCGCACCCGCGCCCTGGCGGCCTTCTCCACCGCCAAGGAGTACGCGTCCGTGCAGCGCGCCATGATCGCCGCCGCGCTGCCCGCGACCACCGCCACCAAGGGCGACCTCTCCGAGAACGACCGCCTCTACGGCCAGTCGGCGTACGAGAGCGAAGGCTCCGAGCTGGCGATCTTCCGGAAGATCTACGCCAACCAGGACGCCGAGCTGCTCCTCCAGCCGATCGACGACGGCAACGCGACGATCAAGACGGCCGACACCTACGCCAAGCGCTCCTTCGAGTCCCCCGACGGCCTCCAGCAGCTACCGGCGCGTTCCTACCGCGACTGGGTGGACGCCAGCTCGACCAAGCTCGAGCAGATGAAGAAGATCGAGCACACGCTGCTCGAGGAGATGGAGCAGAAGGCCCGCGAGCTGAAGAGCGCCACCCAGCGTGACGCCATCATCTCCGGTGCGCTGATCCTGCTCGTGCTCGGCGTGTCGCTGGTCGGCGCGTTCGTCGTGGCCCGCTCCATGATCCGGTCGCTGCGCCGGCTCCAGGAGACCGCGACGAGGGTCGCCCAGGACCGGCTGCCCGAGCTGGTCAAGCAGCTTTCGGAGTCGGACCCGCAGGACGTCGACACCTCCGTGGAGTCGGTCGGTGTGCACTCCGGGGACGAGATCGGCCAGGTGGCCGCGGCCTTCGACGACGTGCACCGCGAGGCGGTCCGCCTCGCCGCCGAGCAGGCCCTGCTGCGGGGCAACGTCAACGCGATGTTCACCAACCTCTCGCGCCGCTCCCAGGGTCTGATCCAGCGTCAGCTCTCGCTCATCTCCGAGCTGGAGTCCCGCGAGGCCGATCCGGACCAGCTTTCCTCGCTGTTCAAGCTGGACCACCTCGCCACCCGTATGCGCCGTAACGGTGAGAACCTCCTCGTCCTCGCGGGTGAGGAGCCCGGCCGCCGCTGGACGCGTCCGGTGCCGCTGGTCGACGTGCTGCGTGCCGCCGCGTCCGAGGTGGAGCAGTACGAGCGCATCGAGCTGGCCTCCGTGCCGACCACCGAAGTGGCCGGCCGCGTGGTCAACGACCTCGTGCACCTGCTCGCCGAGCTGCTGGAGAACGCGACGTCCTTCTCCTCGCCGCAGACCAAGGTCAAGGTCACCGGTCACGCGCTGCCCGACGGCCGGGTGCTGATCGAGATCCACGACACCGGTATCGGCCTCTCCCCCGAGGACCTCGCGGCGATCAACGAGCGTCTCGCCGCGCCGCCCACCGTGGACGTCTCCGTCTCCCGCCGCATGGGTCTGTTCGTGGTCGGCCGTCTGTCGCAGCGCCACGGCATCCGCATCCAGCTACGCCCCTCCGACTCCGGTGGTACGACCGCGCTGGTCATGCTGCCCGTGGACGTCGCCCAGGGCGGCAAGAAGCCCGTCGGCGGCAAGTCCGGCGCGCCCGTGTCGTCCGGTGGTCCGGCCGCCGCGCAGGCAGCCGCCGGCGCGGCCGCGGCCCGGCGTGCGAACGGCAACAACGGCGGCGGCGCCCCGGGCGGTGGCGGTCTGCTCGGTTCCGGTCCCGGCCCGCGCGGCCAGGTCGGTTCCGCCCACGGTTCCCGGGCCGCGCTGCCCGGCACGGGCCAGGGCGGCCGTCCCGGCGCGCCGGGCGGAGCGCGCGGCCCGCAGGGCGGTGCCCCGCAGCAGGGCCGGCAGTCCCCCAGGAACCCGTCCGCGTTCGAGCAGGGCCCGCCCCCCGCCGCCGGTCCCGGTGCGGGTGCCTTCGGCGGTCAGACGCCGGGCGCCCCGCAGGGCCTCCAGGCCGCGAACCCGGGCGGACCGCAGCAGGGTGCCTTCGGCGGCCGTGACACGCAGCGGTCCGCCGGCTCCGACCAGGGCCGCCAGCCCCAGTTGCCGCCGCGCGGTGGTCCGCGGGCCGAGCTGCCCGGCGGTGCTCCGCAGCCCCGCACGTCCGACTGGGGCAACTCCCAGGCCCCGCTGTCGCGTGCCTCGCTGGACACCCCGCGCGGTCACGACGAGCAGGACCCGGCGCAGACCGCGCCCATGCCGCGCGTGGACGACCGGCAGGGTCCGGGCTCGGTCACCGGGATGCCGCGGGCCGACGCGCAGGGTCCGTCCGGCACGGGCGAGTACCCGCGTCCGGAGCTGCCCGACGTCCCCGGTTCCGCCACGCACACGGGCCAGTTCGCCCGCCCGGACGCCGGGCAGCAGCCGGGCCGGTTCGCACATCCCGACGCCGGCCGGCAGCCGGGCCGCTTCGACGGCCCCGGCAGCCAGCAGGGCACCGACCCGTTCGTCCGCTCCGACGTGTTCGGCACGTCGGCGGCGCCCGCGCGGCAGGACGACGGCGACCGGCACACGGGCCAGTTCCCGGCCCCGCAGGCGCCCCAGGCGCCGCAGACCCCCCAGGCACCGCAGGGATTCGACGGCGGCTCCACCGGGCAGCACGCCCTGCCGGGTCGCCAGAACCCCGCGCAGACCGGGCAGTTCGGGCGCCCGCAGCCGGCCGGCCGGGAAGACGTCGGCGCCCCGCGCCCGCCGGCCCCGCAGCAGCGTCCGGTCCGCCAGGAGCCGCAGCAGCGTCCGGTCCGGCCCGAGCCGGAGGCGCTGCCGCCGGCCAGCGGCCCGGGTGACGGCCGTACCCCGCTGTACGACACGCTGGAGACCAACTGGTTCCACGGCATGCAGCAGCAGGAGAACGCACCCGCGCCGCAGCAGCCGCAGGCACCCGCCCCGGCTCCCCAGCAGTCCGCCTCGAACACCGGTTCCTGGCGCACCTCGCCGAACGACGAACTCGTCCGGCAGGCCGAGCGCGTACGGCAGCCCGCCGCGGGTGGGATCACCACCTCCGGCCTGCCGCGCCGCGTGCCCCGGGCGAACCTGGTCCCGGGGACCGCTCAGCAGCAACAGCACCAAGCCGGTCCGCAGGTCTCGCGTGCGCCTGACGACGTACGCGGACGGCTGACCAATCTTCGTCGGGGCATCGCTCAGGGCCGTCAGGCCGGCAGCGGCCAGACCGGCAGCTTCCCGAGCCCCACTCACCAGCAGGAGCGTTAG
- the ndgR gene encoding IclR family transcriptional regulator NdgR has protein sequence MDNSSGVGVLDKAALVLSALESGPATLAGLVGATGLARPTAHRLAVALEHHRMVARDMQGRFILGPRLAELAAAAGEDRLLATAGPVLTHLRDVTGESAQLYRRQGEMRICVAAAERLSGLRDTVPVGSTLTMKAGSSAQILMAWEEPERLHRGLQGARFTATALSGVRRRGWAQSIGEREPGVASVSAPVRGPSNRVVAAVSVSGPIERLTRHPGRMHAQAVIDAAGRLSEALRRTG, from the coding sequence ATGGACAACAGTAGCGGCGTCGGCGTTCTGGACAAGGCGGCCCTCGTCCTGAGCGCTCTGGAGTCCGGTCCGGCCACCCTCGCGGGTCTGGTCGGGGCCACCGGACTGGCACGACCCACGGCCCACCGCCTGGCCGTGGCCCTGGAACACCACCGCATGGTGGCACGCGACATGCAGGGCCGGTTCATCCTCGGCCCGCGCCTCGCGGAACTCGCGGCGGCGGCGGGCGAGGACCGCCTGCTGGCGACGGCGGGCCCCGTGCTCACCCACCTACGCGACGTCACCGGCGAGAGCGCGCAGCTCTACCGGCGCCAGGGCGAGATGCGGATCTGCGTGGCCGCGGCGGAGCGGCTGTCCGGCCTGCGGGACACCGTCCCGGTCGGCTCCACGCTCACGATGAAGGCGGGCTCCTCGGCGCAGATCCTGATGGCGTGGGAGGAGCCGGAGCGCCTGCACCGCGGCCTCCAGGGCGCCCGCTTCACGGCGACGGCCCTGTCGGGCGTACGGCGGCGGGGCTGGGCCCAGTCGATCGGCGAGCGCGAGCCGGGCGTCGCGTCCGTCTCCGCGCCGGTGCGCGGGCCCTCCAACCGGGTGGTGGCGGCCGTGTCCGTCTCCGGCCCCATCGAGCGCCTGACGCGCCACCCGGGCCGGATGCACGCCCAGGCGGTCATCGACGCGGCCGGCCGCCTGTCCGAGGCCCTGCGCCGCACGGGCTGA
- the gltX gene encoding glutamate--tRNA ligase → MASAPGSPVRVRFCPSPTGNPHVGLIRTALFNWAFARHHQGTLVFRIEDTDAARDSEESYQQLLDAMRWLGFDWDEGPEIGGPHAPYRQSQRMDIYRDVARKLLDAGHAYHCYCSQEELDTRREAARAAGRPSGYDGHCRDLSAGQVEEYEAQGRTPIVRFRMPDETITFTDLVRGELTFTPENVPDYGIVRANGAPLYTLVNPVDDALMEITHVLRGEDLLSSTPRQIALYKALTELGIAKRTPAFGHLPYVMGEGNKKLSKRDPQASLNLYREQGFLPEGLLNYLSLLGWSLSADQDIFTIDEMVAAFDIADVNPNPARFDLKKCEAINGDHIRMLEVKEFTERCRPWLRAPFAPWAPADFDEAKWQAIAPHAQSRLKVLSEITANVDFLFLPEPVFDEASWTKAMKEGSDALLRTAREKLESADWTSAESLKEAVLAAGEAHGLKLGKAQAPVRVAVTGRTVGLPLFESLQILGRERTLARIDAALAELA, encoded by the coding sequence GTGGCTAGCGCACCCGGCTCCCCCGTACGCGTCCGTTTCTGTCCCTCGCCCACCGGTAACCCCCACGTGGGCCTGATCCGGACCGCCCTGTTCAACTGGGCGTTCGCGCGGCACCACCAGGGCACCCTCGTCTTCCGCATCGAGGACACCGACGCGGCCCGCGACTCGGAGGAGTCCTACCAGCAGCTCCTCGACGCGATGCGCTGGCTCGGCTTCGACTGGGACGAGGGCCCCGAGATCGGCGGTCCCCACGCGCCCTACCGCCAGTCGCAGCGCATGGACATCTACCGGGACGTCGCCCGCAAGCTGCTGGACGCCGGCCACGCGTACCACTGCTACTGCTCCCAGGAGGAGCTGGACACCCGCCGCGAGGCCGCCCGCGCCGCCGGCAGGCCCTCCGGCTACGACGGCCACTGCCGCGACCTGAGCGCCGGGCAGGTCGAGGAGTACGAGGCCCAGGGCCGCACCCCGATCGTCCGCTTCCGGATGCCCGACGAGACGATCACCTTCACCGACCTGGTCCGCGGCGAGCTGACCTTCACCCCGGAGAACGTGCCGGACTACGGCATCGTCCGCGCGAACGGCGCCCCGCTGTACACGCTGGTCAACCCGGTCGACGACGCCCTGATGGAGATCACCCACGTCCTGCGCGGCGAGGACCTGCTCTCCTCCACCCCGCGCCAGATCGCCCTGTACAAGGCGCTGACCGAGCTGGGCATCGCCAAGCGGACCCCCGCCTTCGGCCACCTGCCGTACGTGATGGGCGAGGGCAACAAGAAGCTCTCCAAGCGCGACCCGCAGGCCTCCCTGAACCTTTACCGGGAGCAGGGCTTCCTGCCCGAGGGCCTGCTCAACTACCTGTCGCTGCTGGGCTGGTCGCTCTCCGCGGACCAGGACATCTTCACGATCGACGAGATGGTCGCCGCCTTCGACATCGCCGACGTGAACCCCAACCCGGCGCGCTTCGACCTGAAGAAGTGCGAGGCGATCAACGGCGACCACATCCGCATGCTGGAGGTGAAGGAGTTCACCGAGCGCTGCCGCCCGTGGCTGAGGGCGCCGTTCGCCCCGTGGGCGCCGGCGGACTTCGACGAGGCCAAGTGGCAGGCGATCGCCCCGCACGCCCAGAGCCGGCTGAAGGTCCTCTCCGAGATCACCGCCAACGTCGACTTCCTCTTCCTCCCGGAGCCGGTCTTCGACGAGGCGTCGTGGACCAAGGCGATGAAGGAGGGCTCGGACGCGCTCCTGCGTACGGCCCGCGAGAAGCTGGAGTCCGCCGACTGGACCTCCGCGGAGTCCCTCAAGGAGGCCGTCCTGGCCGCCGGTGAGGCCCACGGGCTCAAGCTCGGCAAGGCCCAGGCGCCGGTCCGTGTGGCCGTCACCGGTCGCACCGTCGGCCTGCCGCTCTTCGAGTCCCTTCAGATCCTGGGCAGGGAGCGGACGCTGGCCCGTATCGACGCGGCGCTGGCCGAGCTGGCGTAA
- a CDS encoding roadblock/LC7 domain-containing protein gives MSQAAQNLNWLITNFVDNTPGVSHTVVVSADGLLLAMSEGFPRDRADQLAAVASGLTSLTAGASRIFEGGTVAQTVVEMERGFLFLMSVSDGSSLAVLAHPECDIGLVGYEMALLVDRAGAVLTPDLRAELQGSLLH, from the coding sequence ATGAGCCAGGCGGCACAGAACCTGAACTGGTTGATCACCAACTTCGTGGACAACACCCCTGGGGTGTCCCACACAGTGGTGGTCTCCGCCGACGGCCTTCTGCTGGCGATGTCCGAAGGCTTCCCCCGTGACCGCGCCGACCAGCTCGCCGCCGTCGCGTCCGGGCTGACCTCGCTGACGGCCGGGGCGTCCCGGATCTTCGAGGGCGGCACGGTCGCACAGACGGTCGTCGAGATGGAACGCGGGTTCCTCTTCCTGATGTCCGTCTCGGACGGGTCGTCCCTCGCGGTTCTGGCCCACCCCGAGTGCGACATCGGCCTCGTCGGCTACGAGATGGCACTGCTCGTCGACCGCGCGGGTGCGGTCCTCACCCCGGACCTGCGCGCCGAACTCCAGGGCAGTCTGCTTCACTGA
- a CDS encoding DUF742 domain-containing protein, with protein MTPPTAHHDPYAEPYGDEGDQPLVRPYAMTGGRTRPRYQLAIEALISTTADPAALMGLLPEHQRICHLCREVKSVAEVSALLAMPLGVARILVADLAEAGLVAIHQPGGDENNGGAPDVTLLERVLSGLRKL; from the coding sequence ATGACCCCGCCCACCGCTCATCATGATCCGTACGCGGAGCCGTACGGGGACGAGGGCGACCAGCCGCTGGTACGGCCGTACGCGATGACCGGCGGCCGGACCCGGCCGCGGTATCAGCTCGCCATCGAGGCGCTGATCAGCACCACGGCCGATCCGGCAGCGCTCATGGGACTGCTCCCTGAGCACCAGCGCATCTGCCATCTGTGCCGCGAGGTCAAGTCGGTCGCGGAGGTCTCCGCGCTGCTGGCCATGCCGCTCGGAGTGGCCCGGATCCTGGTCGCCGACCTCGCCGAGGCCGGCCTGGTCGCCATCCACCAACCGGGTGGCGACGAGAACAACGGCGGCGCTCCGGACGTGACGCTGCTCGAAAGGGTGCTCAGTGGACTTCGCAAGCTCTGA
- the leuD gene encoding 3-isopropylmalate dehydratase small subunit, whose product MEAFTTHTGRAVPLRRSNVDTDQIIPAHWLKKVTRDGFEDGLFEAWRKDPEFILNHPERRGATVLVAGPDFGTGSSREHAVWALQNYGFKAVISSRFADIFRGNSLKNGLLTVVLDQKTVDALSELTEADPTVEVTVDLEAREVRAPGITAPFELDENSRWRLLNGLDDISITLRDESDIATYEAGRPAHKPRTLPV is encoded by the coding sequence ATGGAAGCCTTCACCACCCACACCGGCCGGGCCGTGCCGCTGCGCCGCAGCAACGTCGACACCGACCAGATCATCCCCGCTCACTGGCTCAAGAAGGTCACCCGGGACGGCTTCGAGGACGGGCTGTTCGAGGCCTGGCGCAAGGACCCGGAGTTCATCCTCAACCACCCAGAGCGGCGGGGCGCCACGGTCCTGGTCGCCGGCCCCGACTTCGGCACCGGCTCCTCCCGTGAGCACGCCGTCTGGGCGCTGCAGAACTACGGCTTCAAGGCCGTGATCTCCTCCCGCTTCGCGGACATCTTCCGGGGCAACTCGCTGAAGAACGGCCTGCTCACGGTGGTCCTGGACCAGAAGACCGTGGACGCGCTGTCGGAGCTGACCGAGGCCGACCCCACGGTCGAGGTCACGGTGGACCTCGAGGCCCGTGAGGTGCGCGCCCCCGGCATCACCGCCCCCTTCGAGCTGGACGAGAACTCCCGCTGGCGGCTGCTGAACGGCCTGGACGACATCTCGATCACGCTCCGGGACGAGAGCGACATCGCCACCTACGAGGCGGGGCGGCCCGCCCACAAGCCGCGGACGCTCCCGGTCTGA
- a CDS encoding SCO5555 family protein, producing MEHDGQLQLYAAVANQLKEAHTKVRALQVPEGVRMALTRKLLVITAAAKHDLADAARRLDRFTADLDAGRIPEEDR from the coding sequence ATGGAACACGACGGCCAACTCCAGCTCTATGCGGCGGTCGCGAACCAGCTCAAAGAAGCGCACACGAAGGTGCGCGCACTGCAAGTCCCGGAGGGCGTACGGATGGCGCTGACCCGGAAGCTGCTGGTCATTACGGCCGCGGCCAAGCACGATCTCGCCGACGCGGCAAGGCGGCTCGATCGGTTCACGGCGGACCTCGACGCGGGTCGGATCCCCGAAGAGGACCGCTGA
- a CDS encoding fumarylacetoacetate hydrolase family protein gives MRIARFSIDGNVAFGAVEGDKQDELVLDIIKGIPFADYELSGTKVPLAKVRLLPPVLPNKVVAFGRNYADHARELGNEVPEAPFAFFKPSTSVIGSGDDIQYPSFTEELHHEAELAVVIGRMCREVPRDRVKDVIFGYTCANDVTARDVQRREKQWARAKGFDTSCPLGPWVETDLDLERANDLTIQLTVGGEQRQLGRTSEMLHSIEDLVVNISEAMTLLPGDVILTGTPAGVGPLHVGDEVAVTIEGIGTLTNKVVKRG, from the coding sequence GTGCGCATCGCCAGGTTCTCCATCGACGGGAACGTCGCCTTCGGCGCGGTCGAGGGCGACAAGCAGGACGAACTCGTCCTCGACATCATCAAGGGCATCCCGTTCGCGGACTACGAGCTGTCCGGGACGAAGGTGCCGCTCGCCAAGGTCAGACTGCTCCCGCCGGTCCTGCCCAACAAGGTCGTGGCGTTCGGCCGCAACTACGCCGACCACGCGCGTGAACTGGGCAACGAGGTGCCCGAGGCGCCGTTCGCCTTCTTCAAGCCCTCCACCTCGGTGATCGGCTCCGGCGACGACATCCAGTACCCGTCGTTCACCGAGGAGCTCCACCACGAGGCCGAGCTGGCCGTCGTCATCGGCCGCATGTGCCGCGAGGTGCCGCGCGACCGCGTCAAGGACGTGATCTTCGGCTACACCTGCGCCAACGACGTCACCGCCCGGGACGTCCAGCGCCGCGAGAAGCAGTGGGCCCGCGCCAAGGGCTTCGACACCTCCTGCCCGCTCGGCCCGTGGGTCGAGACGGACCTGGACCTGGAGCGCGCGAACGACCTGACGATCCAGCTCACGGTCGGCGGCGAACAGCGCCAGCTCGGCCGTACGAGCGAGATGCTCCACTCCATCGAGGACCTGGTCGTCAACATCTCCGAGGCGATGACGCTGCTCCCCGGCGACGTCATCCTCACCGGCACCCCGGCGGGGGTCGGCCCCCTCCACGTCGGCGACGAGGTCGCCGTCACCATCGAAGGCATCGGCACTCTCACCAACAAGGTTGTCAAGCGTGGCTAG
- a CDS encoding HU family DNA-binding protein codes for MNKAQLVEAIADKLGGRQQAADAVDHVLDAIVRAVVAGERVSVTGFGSFEKVDRPARYARNPQTGERVRVKKTSVPRFRAGQGFKDLVSGSKKLPRGGEVAVKKAPKGSLSGPPPTIAKAVGKKAAAKKTAGAKKTAGAAKKTTGAAKKTTATAKKAPAKQAPAKKTAATAKTTASKTTAKKATAKSAPAKKVTAKKAPAKKSTARKTTAKKATARKATS; via the coding sequence GTGAACAAGGCGCAGCTCGTAGAAGCGATTGCCGACAAGTTGGGCGGCCGCCAGCAGGCCGCCGACGCCGTCGATCATGTCCTGGACGCCATCGTCCGCGCGGTGGTCGCGGGCGAGCGGGTCTCGGTCACCGGCTTCGGCTCCTTCGAGAAGGTGGACCGCCCCGCCCGGTACGCCCGTAACCCGCAGACGGGCGAGCGGGTTCGGGTCAAGAAGACCTCCGTGCCGCGCTTCCGCGCCGGTCAGGGCTTCAAGGACCTGGTCAGCGGCTCGAAGAAGCTCCCCCGCGGCGGAGAGGTGGCCGTCAAGAAGGCGCCCAAGGGCAGCCTGTCCGGCCCGCCGCCCACCATCGCCAAGGCCGTCGGCAAGAAGGCCGCCGCCAAGAAGACCGCCGGTGCGAAGAAGACCGCGGGCGCCGCCAAGAAGACGACGGGTGCGGCGAAGAAGACCACGGCCACCGCCAAGAAGGCCCCGGCGAAGCAGGCGCCCGCCAAGAAGACCGCGGCGACCGCCAAGACCACCGCGTCGAAGACCACCGCCAAGAAGGCCACGGCGAAGAGCGCTCCGGCGAAGAAGGTCACCGCCAAGAAGGCCCCGGCCAAGAAGTCGA